One Triticum dicoccoides isolate Atlit2015 ecotype Zavitan chromosome 5B, WEW_v2.0, whole genome shotgun sequence genomic window carries:
- the LOC119311008 gene encoding squamosa promoter-binding-like protein 18, translated as MDWDLKMPGSWDLAELEHDGVPAMAAPAAAGIAAAAARGPPGRPECSVDLKLGGLGEFGPAADGAMKQPPVATAAAAANGPAASLSASASNAAAVVPSASPLKRPRPGAGGAGAGHCPSCAVDGCKADLSKCRDYHRRHKVCEAHSKTPLVVVAGREMRFCQQCSRFHLLAEFDEAKRSCRKRLDGHNRRRRKPQVDSMNSGSFMTTQQGLYSNSGTRFASFSAPRPEPSWSGIIKSEDSNPYYTTTHQINFAGSSSSYSKEGRRFPFLHEGDQMSFSTGAPALEIPPVCQPLLKAVAPPPPPPPESSSSNKMFSDGQLTHVLDSDCALSLLSSPANSSSVDVSRMVRPSEHIPSVPNLQQFGSSSWFACSQASSAATGFAAFPGGMDGEQLNAGGALVPSSNDNEMNCHGIFHVGADGSSEGTSPSLPFSWQ; from the exons ATGGATTGGGATCTCAAGATGCCGGGCTCTTGGGACCTGGCCGAGCTGGAGCACGACGGGGTGCCGGCCATGGCCGCTCCCGCCGCGGCGGGCATCGCTGCCGCGGCCGCGCGCGGGCCGCCGGGCCGCCCCGAGTGCTCGGTTGACCTCAAGCTGGGCGGGCTGGGGGAGTTCGGCCCCGCGGCGGACGGCGCGATGAAGCAGCCAcccgtggcgacggcggcggcggcggcgaatggCCCGGCGGCGTCCTTGTCGGCGTCGGCGTCGAACGCCGCGGCGGTGGTGCCGTCGGCGAGCCCGCTGAAGCGGCCGCGCCcgggggccggcggcgcgggggcggggcACTGCCCGTCGTGCGCCGTGGACGGCTGCAAGGCCGACCTGAGCAAGTGCCGCGACTACCACCGGCGGCACAAGGTGTGCGAGGCGCACTCCAAGACgcccctcgtcgtcgtcgccggccgcGAGATGCGCTTCTGCCAGCAGTGCAGCAG ATTCCACTTGCTTGCGGAGTTTGATGAGGCCAAGCGTAGCTGTAGAAAGCGCCTTGATGGGCACAACAGGCGCCGCAGGAAGCCACAGGTTGACAGCATGAATTCTGGGAGCTTTATGACAACCCAACAAG GTCTGTATTCAAATTCAGGGACAAGGTTCGCGTCCTTCTCCGCTCCAAGGCCAGAGCCAAGCTGGTCCGGGATCATCAAATCCGAGGACAGCAATCCATACTACACCACCACTCACCAGATCAATTTCGCCGGCTCTTCGTCGTCCTACTCCAAGGAAGGCCGGCGCTTTCCCTTCCTGCACGAAGGAGATCAGATGAGCTTCAGCACGGGCGCGCCGGCCCTCGAGATCCCACCCGTGTGCCAGCCTCTCCTCAAAGCCgtcgcgcctccgccgccgccgccgcctgagagcagcagcagcaacaagatGTTCTCCGATGGACAGTTGACGCACGTGCTCGACTCCGACTGTGCTCTCTCTCTTCTGTCATCCCCGGCCAACTCCTCCAGCGTCGACGTCAGCCGGATGGTCCGTCCCAGCGAGCACATCCCCTCCGTCCCCAACCTGCAGCAGTTCGGCAGCTCCTCCTGGTTCGCCTGCTCCCAGGCCTCCAGCGCCGCCACCGGCTTCGCCGCCTTCCCcggcggcatggacggcgagcAGCTCAACGCCGGCGGCGCGCTGGTCCCGAGCTCCAACGACAATGAGATGAACTGCCACGGGATCTTCCACGTCGGCGCCGATGGCTCCTCGGAGGGCACGTCGCCGTCCCTCCCGTTCTCGTGGCAGTAG